The genomic DNA TGGTCGGTCGTGACGAGCGTCGCGCGGTGCTCCATCGCCGTCGCGGCGATCAACCGATCTGCGGGATCGCCGTGGATCGCGAGCGAGACGGAGAGCGCCGCGATCTCCACGGTGATCGGGAGCACCGCGATGTTGCGCGCGCGCAGCGCCAAGCGGCAGAAGGTCGCCGCGTCGCAGCCCGGATCGAGGCGGCCGCGCCCGACGAGCATCGCCACCTCCCACAGCGAGATGTCGCTGATGGCGATCGCGCCTTGTGCCGCCTCGCGCTCGATGCGGGCGCGGGTCTTCGCGGAGAGCCGCTTCGGCTCGAGCGCGTCGAAGATCAGCGCGCAGGTGTCAAAGAGGAGCATCCGCGCTCCATTCCTCCGCGACGGGTGAGGTGATGTCGCCTATCACCGCCACCTCCCGCAGGGCCTTGAGCTCCTCACGCGCCTCGGTCGCCGCGTCCGCGCAGCCGACGACGCGGGCGATGACCTGCCCGCGCTTGGTGATGCGCACCTCCTCGCCGTGGGCGACCCGGGCGAGGTAACGCTGCAGGTTCTTGCGCAGATCGGAGACGGTGGTTTCTATCATGGCGGCTCCTTGGTACAATTGAAATGTACAACAGGGCGCCCGCTTTGTCCACGCCGGGAGATTGTCGTGTGGGAGGTCGGGTCGAGGTGGGGCGCGCGGCCTACATCATGTCGTCCATGCCGCCCATGCCGCCCATGCCGCCCATGCCGCCGCCCATGCCGCCGCCCGGCATGCCGCCGGCTTCCTTCTTCGGCTTCTCGGCGATCATCGCCTCGGTGGTGATCATGAGCCCGGACACGGACGCGGCGTTCTGCAGCGCGGTGCGCACGACCTTGGTCGGGTCGGCGATGCCCGCCTTGAGCAGATCCTCGTAGGTGTCGGTCGCGGCGTTGTAACCGAACGCGCCCTTGCCCTCGGCGACCCGCTGCACG from Pseudomonadota bacterium includes the following:
- a CDS encoding type II toxin-antitoxin system VapC family toxin; protein product: MLLFDTCALIFDALEPKRLSAKTRARIEREAAQGAIAISDISLWEVAMLVGRGRLDPGCDAATFCRLALRARNIAVLPITVEIAALSVSLAIHGDPADRLIAATAMEHRATLVTTDQLLLACAAVSTLK
- a CDS encoding type II toxin-antitoxin system prevent-host-death family antitoxin, with the translated sequence MIETTVSDLRKNLQRYLARVAHGEEVRITKRGQVIARVVGCADAATEAREELKALREVAVIGDITSPVAEEWSADAPL